The following is a genomic window from Neomonachus schauinslandi chromosome 15, ASM220157v2, whole genome shotgun sequence.
GAGCTAtgcctggggaggcaggggtgcTGCGGGGCGTCTAGCTCCGCCTTGGGGGTGGACAATGTGAGGGACGGCATCTATTTCTTCCCAAATGAGACCAAAAGGTAGGTAGGTATTAGctagggtggggaggaggtgctgCAGAGAGGTAGGCTTCTGCAGGCCAAGAAACAGCATGTTCAAACATTTGGAAGGAGATGGGTCACTGTGCCTGGCAGGAAGATGAAACTCAGTATGGTTTGGAGCACAGAAACCATAGGAAGCCCAGGccatggggctggggcaggactgGACAGGGCGGGACTTCAGAAGCCTCATTCGGGTGCTGGACTTACCCCAATGACAGGGAGCCCCCGAGGGCGTAAGCAGGAGGACTAGGAGACAATCAGgcagggtgggtggtggtggcCTGCTCAGCAGGGTTGGATAAAGCCCAGGGCAGGGTCAGATGGTGGCCCCTGGATGTCACTTAGGTCCTGGGTGATCTTCGGGAGAGCAGCCCCACTGGGGTGGCAAGGGAAGAAGACAGATGGGGGcggagaggaggcaggaaggggacaAGAGGAAGCCACGTAGGTTGCTCTTTGTTTTCCCCCAGGAGGGAAGATGGTCGTGGCTGCAGGGAAATGCAGGGCCGGGGGCATGTTTTGGGGCGGATTTCTTTCGAGGATGGAAGGAACTTGGCCATGTTTATGGACTTGGGGAACAGCAGCAGGGTGTGAGAGTGAAGCTAGGACAGAGTCCGGCCTTCTGACCCtactgcccacccccactctaCTTCCAACAAAAGGGACCGCTTGGCCACCCTGCCCAGGCCACACGGTCAAGGGTGTGGATGGTGCCCACAAGCCCTCCACACCGAGTCCTGCCCAGGGTGAAGGGgcacctctctcctccctgtgtgGGCTCCATTAAGCGGGGAGAGCTTCCTACAATACCCCTGCAGGTAAGGGGGGAGCCATTGTGCCTGTTGCTGGCACCTTATCagatccccctctcccccccccccccccacgcagtCACCCAGGGCATACAGATGCATGCACATACGTAGAACCCACACAgggcatacacatgcacacacagcgAGCCCACGTAGGATGCACCTGTgcgtacacacatgcacacacacagctcaCACTATACATacgtgtacatgtgtgcacacacagagggagcCCGCACCCGGGCCGCACCTCAGTCTGAACAAGGAGAGGCCCGCGCGCGGGAAGCTGGAATCACGACGACTTTTTTTCTGAGCACCACCCGAACCCCGACTTTCCTCTCTGCTAGGTCCTCCTGTGCCCTTCCTCTCAGTCCCGGGCCTCCTTCGCCGCCACCTGGATCGGGGAGGGCATCCGGACCCGCCTCCGTTCATCCCCCGGCCCCTCACCCGCCCGCCCGAGAGCACCCGGGAAGTGCCCGCGCAGGCTCGTGGGGCCAGTTCTCGCGGAAGCACCCGCCGCCCGCCTCTAGATGGCCAGGTCCTGGCGGACGGTGGCCAGGGACGCCTTGCTGCGGCCGCTGCCGCCCTCGCTGTCGCCGGAGGGGGCCGGGTGCGCGTAGGCGGGCGGGCCGCGGGGGTCGGGGCGCGGGCGCCGGGAGGGCGGGACCGGGGGCGGCGGGAGCAGCTGCCGCGCCTCCTCGCGCGCGCGGTGGCGGCGGCCGTCGCGCTCGGCCCCCTGGCGACGGCGCCCGGCGCGCGGGCGGCCCTTCCACAGCAGGTGGCCCAGCTCGGCCACGCTGAGCAGCGCCGAGAGCAGCCCCACGCCGAAGTAGAAGAGCACGAAGACGGTCTTCTCGGTGGGCCGGCTCACGAAGCAGTCCACGGTGTGCGGGCACGGCGGGCCGGCGCACGCGAAGTGCGGGGCCACGCGGAAGCCGTAGAGCAGCGCCTGGCCCGCCAGGAAGGCCAGCTCGGCCAGCAGGCGCAGCGCCACGCTCAGCAGGTAGCAGCGGCGGCGCGGGGGCGGCCCGGGCCCGGCGTCCGCGCCGCCCGCCTCCTTGCCGGCCCGGTGCACCGAGTAGATGACGAAGAGCACGGGGGGCGCCGAGAGCAGCAGGATGTGGAAGAGCCAGAAGCGGTAGTGGGAGACCGGGAAGGCGCGGTCGTAGCAGGTCTGGCGGCAGCCCGGCTGCAGCGTGTTGCACACGAACTCCTCCTGCTCGTCCTCGAACACGGCGCCGCCCACCGTGGCCAGCACCAGGATGCGGAAGATCAGCATGACCACCAGCCACAGGCGGCCCACGAGCGGCGACTGCAGCTGCACGGCGTCCAGCAGCGAGCCCAGGAACGCCCACTCCCCCATGGCGCTGCGGACGCGGGGGCGTCAGAGGCCGGCCCCATCAGCGTCCCCCCcctgaccccccaccccggcccatGGGATGAGGTCAGCTGGCCCTCCTCTAACTTTGGGGCGAGGCAGGGGCTCAGTGAGGCCTGGGTTTAGCTGGGATTTGGTGGGAACTCGGGAGTCGGGGCTGGGGTGGCGGGCAGGAGGCGTTAGGAGATTCTCCACTGTGGGTGCCCTTCTCCTTGGGACCGACAGGTGCGGGGGAGGAGCCCCACCGTCGTGCTCTAGCTCTAGACCCCCATGGGCCTGCTTGGTTGGACCGCTGGCTCCTCCAGAGTCCAGATGTGTAGGGTGTGAACTTGGACATCAGGAGGGGCAGCCACCCATCGCACTATAGAAGCAGAAACCCAGGGGTGCCCTTATGTGCTCCAGGATGCTTTCCATGGGCAACTATGGTGCCTCCAACCCAGGACTCCAGACCCAACTTAGTACCCCTGGAAGAGCTGGGAGCCAGTAGACCCAGAGGGACTtcacctccttctttctctgcccaccATTTCTCTTGCCCTTCTTATTGCAGTGAACTCCTCTCAGAATTGGGGGGTGGACACAAAAGTAGTCCCACTTCCTTAACTCTATCCTTTGTTCCAGGTGTCCCCTGCCATCCCACCTCAGAGTGGTGGGAATACGGGCCCAGccctctcccatctcctcccTCGTGTCCCTCAGCTTCCAGGCTCCCACATCTCCTGAGaacctcccccaacacacacacacacacacacacacacacacaactcacaTAGGTCCCACAGCCCCCTGGCGCCCCCCAGACCCTCACCTCACCCCACTCACCCTGGAACTGGAGCTGAGGTGTTAGAGCTGAGGGAGGGATCCTGGGAGATGGCTGGGACTTGTTCCTCCTAGGccctttttcattttcccttttggatTTGGCCAGGACAGATGACAGGACAGAATGGATGAGAGGGGCTTGCTCTCCGCCTTCTCTTAAAGGGACAGGGTGGCCCTGTTGGCTGGCTCCACCCTTGGGAACAGACACAGGGCCATGCCCCTTGCTGGGCTTTGCCAgccctccctttctccctaaCCCACTCCTACCCCTATCCCACTGCTGTGTCTCCTtctgggaatgggggagggggttaaCCAGAACCAACCGCTTTTGAGGGGGGAGGTTATGGAAGCCCATGGAACAGACTCCCTCAAACTGGAAGGCCTAGATCCACTATCAATTGACTGCCACCTTTGAGGCTGAAGAGAGGTTTGGTGCTGAGTTGGGGGCAGCAGCTCTGTCACTgatggccttggacaagtcactgagCAATTCTGGGCCAGTCTCCTGGCTTGTCAACTGAGGATGCTGGGCCATCTGACCCCCAGGTTTCCTTCCAGCTCTTTGTCTTAAAGCAAAGGTCCCAATCATATCACGGAGAACAAAGAAAACCTGTGcccagaaaaaaaatcccatatggAAACCATTAAGGCATCAAGAGTGGTCAGCATTGGTggttaaataaaagctttttctttctttctgcttttctatcATTTCCAGATTTATTATAATAAGCATGTTATTTTATAGTGGGAAAAATAGACTTCTCCTAGAAGGCTCTGCATCACATCCTATGACTCTAGGTGGCAGGAGAAGCTGTCCCTTAGGGGAAGAGTTAGGATGACTCATGCTGACCTGAGTGGCCAGGGAGGGGACACTCCCAGGTTGAGACATTTTGTTCGTCCCCTGTAGGCCTTTCTAGGAatccacccaacacacacaccattcCCCTCCACCTGTGCACCTGCTCTCTGCCAGGCCCAGCGCTGAGCCCGTCACACAAATTAGCACATTTAATCCTCTTGATGACCCTGGCAGGagggaagctgagactcagagggTCTCAGCCACTTGCCTACAGTCACACAGCATGTAAATAGCTGGTCCCTGTCTCATGCCTGGCTTGACTGGCTGGGAGCCCATGTGCCTGAGCCCATCATGGAACTGCTCTCCCTCTAGCCTGCTTGGGTTTCCCAGGGCCCGACAATTCCCAGGGCTTTTGTTGGGTCTGGTGGGCCCAGACACTGGAAGTGGACCATGCCTGCCCGGCTCTGAGTGGGGAGGCCCAGACTCTCCTCCTCCACGACATTTCCTCTTCCCTTCAGCCATGGGGGCCTGTATAATTTTCCATGTGTTGACAGGGACCCCCTGACCTGATTTCAGGAAGGGGTGGGAAACGAGCGCTTCACCCACACTGGCTCAGGGGTCCAGCCCAGCCTGGAAAAACCCTAGGTTAATGATGGATGTGCCGGGGAACCCTGCCCACCGTCATGCAGAGTTCCCTTGGGAGTGGGCCTGGGTGGGGAAACACTGCCTTGGACAAAGTCCAAAGGAAAGCATGTGCTGGGGCCCCACATTCCAAAAACaggatgtggggtgggggcatggcTGACTTTCCCAACCCTGACCACTGCCTGCTCCTGGCAAAGCTGCTCCCCGACCCCCAAACCCCAGCCCCAGGTATGGGGGCTCAGGGACACACCTCGTCTCTCCTGGCTGTCCAGGATTGGTCCCTGCCCTGTCCTCATGGCCCCTGCTGGGTCAGGCCACTGGCCTAGCCTGGAAAAACCCCATCAGACTGTCTGCCTGTTGGGAGTGGAAAATGGCAGAGGTGGTGGGCTCTGGTGGGGCAGGAGCATGGTCTTGCTGTGCTGTCCCCAGCCCCTGATGCCACAGGGCCAGACACGGGAGACTGTACAATCTCTGGGGCCCAACCTCCTTCCTAGATAGTGCTGTCCAGCCTGAGAGGAGGTGTCACTGAtgctgcccagggctggggacaCATGGCCCCATTCTTGGCCATACTTAAGATCTGGAGCTGGGCCGAGAGGCCCATCCTACACAGGGTCACGGTCAATCTCCGCCCCAGACACTTCAGGTCGCCCGTCTGGAGGCTTTTCAGGCCCGGAAAGGGTTTGAAGGGTCAGACACTATGCAGCAGAAAGGGTGGGGAGTGGTAGAGAGGTGCGGCAGGGTAACCGGAAACCAACGCACCCACCCTCGGAGGCCAGCACCGTTCCCACCCAGGCTGAGGGGGCAGGAAGGTGAGGGAGGAATTGTACCATTAACCCGTTTGGGGGTTTTCATTTCTACCCAGGACTGGACATTCTGATTACTGATCTCGGACCAAATCGGCCATTTAAGTGATCACAAGCTTTAGAGGAGATCAGAGTGAGCAACTGAGGCAGGCGACCCACCAGCGTTCTCATGGTCTCGGGGCACAGACGATCCGCACCCTCtgcagccctcccaccccacttcaGGAAGGGGTGGGAAACGAGCTAGGGACTTCACCCTAGCCGGTGGGACTGTGGAGCCAATTCCCGTTCTgtcacacatggacacacacgtGCCCCCACTGCATGGTTGTACCCGGTAAGTGCCATCAAGACAcgattgtattttctcttccctgtgcCCCTCTAACAATTTTTAGTCTTTACAGAAATGTTGCCTTTTAGTGAGGCCTTCCGTAGCGGCCCTCACTAGAATTAACCCCCTACTTCCCGTCCCCTTTTTCAGGTTTGTTTCCTTTGCACTGATCACTACATAACATACtcggtatttttttattttgattttttatcctCCGTGGCACCTGTCTCCTCCATTAGcatgtcagctccatgagggcagggcctcTGGTGCTCTGTTCACTGCCCTGGGTCACCACCTACAACAGTTCCTGGCATCTGGTCtatgctcagaaaatatttgtcagGTGGATGAAtgaagtggggtgggagggctgcaGAGGGTGCGGATCGTCTGTGCCCCGACACCATGAGAACGCTGGTGGGTCGCCTGCCTCAGTTGCTCACTCTGATCTCCTCTAAAGCTTGTGATCACTTAAATGGCCGATTTGGTCCGAGATCAGTAATCAGAATGTCCAGTCCTGGGTAGAAATGAAAACCCCCAAACGGGTTAATGGTACAATTCCTCCCTCACCTTCCTGCCCCCTCAGCCTGGGTGGGAACGGTGCTGGCCTCCGAGGGTGGGTGCGTTGGTTTCCGGTTACCCTGCCGCACCTCTctaccactccccaccccttctgCTGCATAGTGTCTGACCCTTCAAACCCTTTCCGGGCCTGAAAAGCCTCCGGACGGGCGACCTTCTGTTCACAGGTGGTCCCCGCTCCTCTCTTCTGCCCCGGCCTTCAGTCTGCGGCTCCCAAATACACCCCTCCGGCTCTGCCCCCTCACCCACGGGGACCCGCTAACCTGCTACCTCCTCCCTTGGCTCTATAATTATTTAAGATTAGGTTCGGCTGTAACAGAAACAGCAagaacagtggcttaaacaagagagaaGCTTGTTTCCCTCTCATTTGAAAGGAGGAGGCCGGTGGGCTGTTCAGCGGTGGCGGGGCAGCTCTGTGCTCCAAAGTCCTTAGGGGTGcaggctcctccccacccctccctgggtGTGGCCCAGTTCTCCCCGATCCTGTGCGCCACACTCCAGGCAGCGCCTGGAGGAAGGGATGAAGGCGGGAGAAATTAAGTGCTGGGACGTCTCTCAGAAAGTCCCGGGAGCTGCCACGTGACCGACTGTTCACAGTATCATTGGCCAGGATGACCTTCcgcaaggaaggctgggaaatgtagtcttttttttcccccaggtggCCTTGCACGCAGGAAAGGGGAATTTCACCTTCACGGTCACAGATCTGCTTCTGTTATTGGCCCTCTCCGCTGAAGTGGGGATTCAGAGAAACTCGGTTCCCTCAAGTCTGCCCCCGCCAGCTGAATAGTTCTATTCAGGTTCTTAGCGGTTTGGATGATGTCCACCCGCGTAGGTGGtgat
Proteins encoded in this region:
- the GJD3 gene encoding gap junction delta-3 protein, whose product is MGEWAFLGSLLDAVQLQSPLVGRLWLVVMLIFRILVLATVGGAVFEDEQEEFVCNTLQPGCRQTCYDRAFPVSHYRFWLFHILLLSAPPVLFVIYSVHRAGKEAGGADAGPGPPPRRRCYLLSVALRLLAELAFLAGQALLYGFRVAPHFACAGPPCPHTVDCFVSRPTEKTVFVLFYFGVGLLSALLSVAELGHLLWKGRPRAGRRRQGAERDGRRHRAREEARQLLPPPPVPPSRRPRPDPRGPPAYAHPAPSGDSEGGSGRSKASLATVRQDLAI